The Saccharopolyspora gloriosae genome has a segment encoding these proteins:
- a CDS encoding FAD-dependent oxidoreductase, translating into MSHVLIIGNGPAAHRLVERLRWHGHDGPITVLGGENRPAYNRVLLASVLDGTLSAAGLTLPEQRAEVRLGVTATAIDRARRLVRTDGGVVHRYDELVLATGARATVPGVPGVRDADGALSAGVTPLRTLDDCARIPEGARDVVVLGGGVLGVESARGLQARGLDVTLVHPQGHPMDRQLDAAGGALLSEHLRGMGLRVRFGRRAVRYRPGKLVLDDGEALAADALVLCTGVTPETGLAAETGLAVGRGILVDDHLATSDAHVHAVGDCAEHDGTVPGLIAPAWEQAEVLARRLTGGTGRYRGFGTVTRLKARGIELASMGSAALLDGTDADVELVTLSDPARGRYAKLAVRAERVAGAVLIGFPQATATVAQLHDRNLPLPADRLGLLLGHSPAATAPADLPDDAVVCRCNNVTKKTLVRAWHRGARDVGGLVRATRATTGCGGCTDEVRGLCDALTARDGITTEQEGAA; encoded by the coding sequence GTGAGCCACGTGCTGATCATCGGCAACGGCCCGGCCGCGCACCGGCTCGTGGAGCGGCTCCGGTGGCACGGCCACGACGGGCCGATCACCGTGCTGGGCGGCGAGAACCGGCCCGCCTACAACCGGGTGCTGCTCGCCTCGGTGCTCGACGGAACGCTGTCCGCGGCCGGGTTGACGCTGCCCGAGCAGCGCGCGGAGGTCCGGCTCGGCGTCACCGCCACGGCCATCGACCGCGCCCGGCGGCTGGTGCGCACCGACGGCGGTGTGGTGCACCGCTACGACGAGCTCGTGCTCGCCACCGGCGCGCGGGCCACCGTGCCCGGCGTTCCCGGCGTGCGCGACGCCGACGGTGCGCTGTCCGCGGGCGTCACGCCGTTGCGCACGCTCGACGACTGCGCGCGCATCCCCGAGGGCGCGCGGGACGTGGTGGTGCTCGGCGGCGGGGTGCTCGGCGTGGAATCGGCGCGCGGGCTGCAAGCGCGGGGCTTGGACGTGACGCTCGTGCATCCGCAGGGGCATCCGATGGATCGCCAGCTCGACGCGGCGGGCGGGGCGTTGCTGAGCGAGCACCTGCGCGGCATGGGGTTGCGCGTCCGGTTCGGCAGGCGTGCCGTGCGGTACCGGCCGGGCAAGCTCGTCCTCGACGACGGGGAGGCGCTCGCGGCGGACGCGCTGGTGCTGTGCACCGGGGTGACACCGGAAACCGGGCTCGCCGCCGAGACGGGCCTCGCGGTCGGGCGGGGAATCCTGGTCGACGACCACCTCGCCACTTCCGACGCGCACGTCCACGCGGTCGGCGATTGCGCCGAGCACGACGGGACGGTGCCGGGGCTGATCGCTCCCGCCTGGGAGCAGGCGGAGGTGCTGGCCCGGCGGCTCACCGGCGGCACCGGGCGCTATCGGGGCTTCGGCACGGTCACCCGGCTCAAGGCGCGCGGTATCGAGCTGGCCTCGATGGGATCGGCGGCACTGCTCGACGGCACCGATGCGGACGTGGAGCTGGTGACGCTGTCGGATCCGGCGCGGGGGCGGTACGCGAAGCTCGCGGTCCGCGCCGAACGCGTCGCCGGCGCCGTGCTGATCGGCTTTCCGCAGGCCACGGCGACCGTGGCACAGCTGCACGACCGGAACCTGCCGCTGCCGGCGGACCGCCTCGGGCTGCTGCTCGGGCACTCCCCCGCGGCCACCGCGCCCGCGGACCTGCCGGACGACGCCGTCGTCTGCCGCTGCAACAACGTCACCAAGAAGACCCTGGTGCGCGCCTGGCACCGCGGTGCTCGCGATGTCGGCGGGCTGGTGCGGGCGACCCGCGCCACCACCGGCTGCGGTGGCTGCACCGACGAGGTGCGCGGTCTGTGCGACGCGTTGACCGCCAGGGACGGAATCACGACCGAACAGGAGGGCGCCGCATGA
- the nirB gene encoding nitrite reductase large subunit NirB: protein MTRTLVVIGHGMVGHRLVEDLRARDEADAWRVEILAEESRPAYDRVALSSYLDGKSAEALGLAGPGFLDDPMVRLRLDCGAASIDRVSRTVTATDGTELSYDALVLATGSRPFVPPVPGHDLDGCHVYRTLDDLDGIREAAVEGAPGVVIGGGLLGLEAANALRLLGMRPHVVEMAPRLMPLQVDGGGGRVLAGLVGELGLALHCGTATDSIVAGPDGRVAEVRLGDGNTVETNLVVFSAGVRPRDELAEPAGLARADRGGVLVDDRCRTSDERIWAVGECAAVEGRCYGLVAPGYGMAEVVVRQLLDLGGEAFPGADMSTKLKLLGVDVAAFGDAHGATEGALEVVYANNAAGTYAKLVLSDDARLLLGGVLVGDASAYATLRPLVGRELPAPPERLLLPAGTGLGAGALPADAIVCSCNNVSKEDITGAITGAALSDVAGVKACTKAGTSCGSCVPMLKTLLGECGVAASHALCEHFGQSRSELFEIIRVTGIATFSELIGRHGRGLGCDLCKPVVASILASLGRGHILDGEQAGLQDTNDRFLANMQRNGTYSVVPRVPGGEITPDKLIVLGEVARDFELYTKITGGQRIDLFGARVEQLPLIWRRLVDAGFESGHAYGKALRTVKSCVGTDWCRYGVQDSVAMAIRLELRYRGLRAPHKLKSGVSGCARECAEARSKDFGVIATERGWNLYVGGNGGFTPRHAELLAADLDDDGLIRLIDRFLMFYVRTADRLQRTAAWIESLDGGLEHVRDVVVEDSLGIAAELETAMEQHVDGYADEWAGVLADPAKLSRFVSFVNAPDAPDPTISFVAERGQPRPGPVTLPMPSIRAARPDSEEVPA, encoded by the coding sequence ATGACCCGCACCCTTGTGGTGATCGGCCACGGAATGGTCGGCCATCGCCTGGTCGAGGACCTGCGTGCTCGCGACGAAGCGGACGCGTGGCGGGTGGAGATCCTCGCCGAGGAATCCCGCCCCGCCTACGACCGGGTCGCCCTGTCGTCCTATTTGGACGGCAAGAGCGCCGAGGCTCTCGGCCTGGCGGGGCCGGGCTTCCTGGACGACCCGATGGTGCGGCTGCGGCTGGATTGCGGGGCCGCGAGCATCGACCGCGTCTCGCGGACCGTGACCGCCACCGACGGCACCGAGCTGAGTTACGACGCGCTGGTGCTGGCCACCGGGTCCCGCCCGTTCGTGCCGCCGGTGCCCGGACACGACCTCGACGGCTGCCACGTCTACCGCACGCTCGACGACCTCGACGGCATCCGGGAAGCCGCCGTCGAAGGCGCCCCCGGCGTCGTCATCGGCGGCGGGCTGCTCGGGTTGGAGGCGGCGAACGCGCTGCGGCTGCTGGGGATGCGCCCGCACGTGGTGGAGATGGCGCCGCGGCTGATGCCGCTGCAGGTCGACGGCGGCGGCGGCCGGGTGCTGGCGGGGCTGGTCGGTGAGCTCGGGCTCGCGTTGCACTGCGGCACGGCCACGGACTCCATCGTCGCCGGACCGGACGGACGGGTCGCCGAGGTGCGACTCGGCGACGGCAACACCGTGGAGACGAATCTGGTGGTGTTCTCCGCCGGGGTCCGTCCGCGCGATGAGCTCGCCGAGCCGGCCGGACTGGCCCGCGCCGACCGCGGCGGAGTGCTCGTGGACGACCGCTGCCGCACCTCCGACGAGCGCATCTGGGCGGTCGGCGAGTGCGCCGCCGTCGAGGGCCGCTGCTACGGCTTGGTCGCCCCCGGCTACGGCATGGCCGAGGTCGTCGTGCGGCAACTGCTGGATCTCGGCGGCGAAGCCTTCCCCGGTGCCGACATGTCGACGAAGTTGAAGCTGCTCGGGGTGGACGTGGCCGCCTTCGGCGACGCGCACGGCGCGACCGAGGGTGCGCTGGAGGTCGTCTACGCCAACAACGCCGCGGGCACCTACGCGAAACTGGTGCTCAGCGACGATGCGCGACTGCTGCTCGGCGGAGTGCTCGTCGGCGACGCGAGCGCGTACGCCACGCTGCGGCCGCTGGTCGGGCGGGAACTGCCCGCTCCGCCCGAGCGACTGCTGCTGCCCGCCGGAACGGGCCTGGGCGCGGGCGCGTTACCCGCCGACGCGATCGTGTGCTCCTGCAACAACGTGTCCAAGGAGGACATCACCGGCGCGATCACGGGTGCGGCGCTGTCCGACGTGGCCGGCGTCAAAGCGTGCACCAAGGCGGGCACCAGCTGCGGCTCGTGCGTGCCGATGCTCAAGACGCTGCTCGGCGAATGCGGCGTCGCCGCCTCCCACGCGCTGTGCGAGCACTTCGGGCAGTCCCGCTCCGAACTGTTCGAGATCATCCGGGTGACCGGGATCGCCACGTTCTCCGAGCTGATCGGCAGACACGGCCGGGGACTCGGCTGCGACCTGTGCAAGCCGGTCGTCGCCTCGATCCTCGCCAGCCTCGGCCGCGGGCACATCCTCGACGGCGAGCAGGCCGGGTTGCAGGACACCAACGACCGGTTCCTGGCCAACATGCAGCGCAACGGGACGTACTCGGTGGTGCCGCGAGTGCCCGGCGGGGAGATCACGCCGGATAAGCTCATCGTGCTCGGCGAGGTCGCCCGCGACTTCGAGCTCTACACGAAGATCACCGGTGGGCAGCGGATCGACCTGTTCGGCGCCCGCGTCGAACAGCTCCCGCTGATCTGGCGGCGGCTCGTCGACGCCGGCTTCGAATCCGGTCACGCCTACGGCAAGGCACTGCGCACCGTGAAGTCCTGCGTGGGCACCGACTGGTGCCGCTACGGCGTGCAGGACTCGGTGGCGATGGCCATCCGGCTCGAACTGCGCTACCGCGGTCTGCGGGCACCGCACAAGCTCAAGTCCGGCGTGTCGGGCTGCGCGCGGGAATGCGCCGAGGCCCGGTCGAAGGACTTCGGCGTGATCGCCACCGAACGCGGCTGGAACCTCTACGTCGGCGGCAACGGCGGCTTCACCCCGCGCCACGCGGAACTGCTCGCCGCCGACCTCGACGACGACGGGCTGATCCGGCTCATCGACCGGTTCCTGATGTTCTACGTGCGCACCGCCGACCGGCTCCAGCGCACCGCGGCGTGGATCGAATCCCTCGACGGCGGGCTGGAACACGTGCGCGACGTCGTCGTCGAGGATTCCCTCGGCATCGCCGCCGAACTCGAGACCGCGATGGAGCAGCACGTCGACGGTTACGCCGACGAGTGGGCCGGAGTCCTGGCCGACCCGGCGAAGCTGTCCCGCTTCGTGTCCTTCGTCAACGCCCCCGACGCGCCCGACCCGACGATCAGCTTCGTCGCCGAACGCGGCCAGCCCCGGCCCGGACCGGTCACGTTGCCGATGCCGTCGATCCGCGCGGCCCGGCCCGACTCCGAGGAGGTACCCGCATGA
- a CDS encoding sirohydrochlorin chelatase, with amino-acid sequence MTAPLLLAAHGTRDPAGPRVIERIAAAVAERTGIAVHVAYVDVIGPTVADALRGISGPVVAVPAFLAAGYHVRTDLPAQLAAAGRAGDVTTTAPLGPAPELAAAMLDRLTGAGWRAGTEVVFAAAGSSDRRALEDVRTAARLLGRRCGASLRPSYVSTATPLTEQVCRERPAAERIIAPYLLAPGLFHRKLSALPAQAVAAPIGAHPLLVDLIVRRYRATCPDLLTVWFSQLRNGKPHSK; translated from the coding sequence ATGACCGCCCCGCTGCTGCTCGCCGCGCACGGCACCCGCGATCCGGCCGGTCCGCGGGTCATCGAGCGGATCGCGGCGGCCGTCGCCGAACGGACCGGCATCGCGGTGCACGTCGCCTACGTCGACGTCATCGGCCCCACCGTCGCCGACGCGCTGCGCGGCATCAGCGGGCCGGTGGTGGCGGTACCTGCGTTCCTGGCGGCCGGATACCACGTGCGCACCGACCTGCCCGCGCAACTCGCCGCGGCCGGTCGTGCCGGTGACGTCACGACCACCGCACCGCTGGGACCCGCGCCGGAACTGGCGGCGGCGATGCTGGATCGGCTCACCGGCGCGGGATGGCGCGCGGGAACCGAAGTGGTGTTCGCCGCGGCCGGTTCCTCCGACCGGCGTGCGCTGGAGGACGTGCGCACAGCGGCCCGCCTGCTGGGGCGCCGCTGCGGCGCGTCGCTGCGGCCGAGCTACGTCAGCACCGCGACGCCGCTGACCGAGCAGGTGTGCCGGGAGCGGCCCGCGGCGGAGCGCATCATCGCGCCGTACCTGCTCGCTCCCGGCTTGTTCCACCGGAAGCTGAGCGCGCTGCCCGCCCAGGCCGTCGCCGCGCCGATCGGGGCGCACCCGCTGCTCGTCGACCTCATCGTGCGCAGGTATCGGGCGACGTGTCCGGACCTGTTAACCGTGTGGTTCTCCCAGCTGCGCAACGGAAAACCTCACTCCAAGTGA
- a CDS encoding uroporphyrinogen-III synthase: MTTHPDLPAAAEPTRLAPTPLAGFTIGVTAARRADELDSLLRRRGARVLHGPALRIVAVADDSRLHTATEQCIADPPSVVVATTGIGFRGWVEAADGWGRGEALLDALAAARLLARGPKARGAVRAAGLADAWSPDSESSGELLEHLLTEPLEGVRVAVQLHGQPLPDFVAALRCAGAEVIEIPVYRWIPPVDTAPLTNLVEAVCAREVDAVTFTSAPAAAGLLGHATELGRRDDLLAALRGPVLSACVGPVTHAPLADLGIPAVLPQRYRLGAMVRELCETLPGRCPALPVAGRTLQLRGHAAAVDGELKPLSPNAKALLRMLLARPGRVVARAELATALTTTGSTRIVDEHAVEQAVARLRSALGAPELVQTVIKRGYRLPLEPMRDAPRCAVPE, translated from the coding sequence GTGACAACGCACCCGGACCTTCCCGCGGCCGCCGAGCCCACCCGGCTCGCGCCGACTCCGCTGGCCGGGTTCACCATCGGCGTCACCGCCGCACGCCGTGCCGATGAGCTGGACTCGCTGCTGCGGCGGCGCGGCGCGCGGGTGCTGCACGGCCCGGCGCTGCGCATCGTTGCGGTCGCCGACGACTCGCGGCTGCACACCGCGACCGAGCAGTGCATCGCCGATCCGCCGTCGGTCGTGGTCGCCACCACCGGCATCGGCTTCCGCGGCTGGGTGGAGGCCGCCGACGGCTGGGGACGAGGAGAGGCGCTGCTCGACGCGCTCGCGGCGGCGCGGTTGCTGGCGCGCGGCCCCAAGGCACGTGGCGCGGTGCGGGCGGCCGGGCTCGCCGACGCGTGGTCACCGGACTCGGAGTCCTCCGGCGAACTGCTCGAACACCTGCTCACCGAACCGTTGGAAGGAGTCCGGGTCGCGGTGCAGCTGCACGGGCAGCCGCTGCCGGACTTCGTGGCGGCGCTGCGCTGCGCGGGCGCCGAGGTCATCGAGATCCCGGTGTACCGGTGGATCCCGCCCGTCGACACGGCACCGCTGACGAACCTGGTCGAGGCGGTGTGCGCCCGCGAGGTCGATGCCGTCACGTTCACCAGCGCCCCGGCCGCCGCCGGACTGCTCGGCCACGCCACCGAACTCGGACGACGCGACGACCTGCTCGCGGCGCTGCGGGGACCGGTGCTGTCGGCCTGCGTGGGGCCGGTGACCCACGCGCCGCTGGCGGACCTGGGAATTCCGGCGGTGCTGCCGCAGCGGTACCGGCTGGGCGCGATGGTGCGGGAGCTGTGCGAGACGCTGCCGGGCCGCTGTCCGGCACTGCCCGTCGCCGGGCGAACGCTGCAACTGCGCGGGCACGCCGCCGCCGTGGACGGCGAGCTGAAACCGTTGTCGCCCAACGCGAAAGCACTGCTGCGGATGCTGCTGGCACGCCCGGGACGGGTAGTCGCCCGCGCCGAACTCGCAACCGCCCTCACCACCACCGGCTCGACGCGGATCGTCGACGAGCACGCCGTGGAACAGGCCGTGGCCCGGCTGCGCTCCGCGCTCGGTGCGCCGGAGCTGGTGCAGACGGTGATCAAACGCGGCTATCGGCTCCCGCTGGAACCCATGCGGGACGCACCGCGATGCGCGGTCCCGGAATGA
- the nirD gene encoding nitrite reductase small subunit NirD, with protein sequence MTTWLPICPWTALAPAYGVPALLAAEPVAVFRTHDDELYAVGNVDPFCGAGVMSRGIVGDRGGEPTVASPMLKQVFSLRTGECLDDPAARLPTFQVRRHDEMVEIAVP encoded by the coding sequence ATGACCACCTGGCTCCCGATCTGCCCGTGGACCGCGCTGGCCCCGGCTTACGGCGTTCCCGCGCTGCTGGCGGCCGAACCTGTCGCCGTGTTCCGCACCCACGACGACGAGCTCTACGCCGTCGGCAACGTCGATCCGTTCTGCGGGGCGGGCGTGATGAGCCGCGGGATCGTCGGCGACCGCGGCGGGGAACCGACCGTGGCCTCACCGATGCTCAAGCAGGTCTTCTCGCTGCGCACCGGCGAATGCCTGGACGACCCGGCCGCCCGCCTGCCGACCTTCCAGGTGCGGCGCCACGACGAGATGGTGGAGATCGCCGTTCCGTGA
- a CDS encoding molybdopterin oxidoreductase family protein — translation MPEPRTVATHCPYCALQCGTRLTEERAGLAVTPTDFPVNRGGLCQKGWTAPSVLDAPDRLLHPMVRRGGRLVAVDWDTALRTVADGVRGIQAEHGADAVGVFGGGGLTNEKAYLLGKFARLALRTSQIDYNGRFCMSSAAAAGNAAFGLDRGLPFPVTDLGAADVVLLAGANVAETMPPLMQHLSRPELIVIDPRRSATAERAALHLQPAPGTDLALVLGLLHIAVVDGWADTGYIRDRTSGFDAAWRRAMSWWPERVERVTGVPAGSMRAAVRMLAQAERAYVLTGRGAEQHSKGVDTVAGFINLALALGLPGRDGGGYGCLTGQGNGQGGREHGQKADQLPGYRSITDDAAREHIAGVWGVAPSDLPGPGRSAYELLDALGTSDGPRGLLVFGSNPVVSAPHAGHVAQRLAALDLLVVADFVPSETALLADVVLPVTQWAEEDGTMTNLEGRVLRRRRLRTPPGHARSDLELLHGLARRLGEPGHRYPTSPREVFEELRCASAGGKADYSGISYERLDAGEALHWPCPATDDEHPGTPRLFLDGFAHPDGRARFAEVEHRDSAESVSTEFPLHATTGRVPAQYQSGAQTRRVRELVEAAPETFVEVHPDTAERAGLTDGERALVSSARGGTVARVRLVASMRTDTVFLPFHFPGEGRANLITNPALDPRSRMPEFKVAAARIEPLPPDPALVPGAVEEVFA, via the coding sequence GTGCCTGAGCCGCGAACCGTCGCCACCCACTGCCCCTACTGCGCGCTGCAGTGCGGCACGCGACTGACCGAGGAACGCGCGGGCCTGGCGGTGACGCCGACGGACTTCCCGGTGAACCGGGGCGGGCTGTGCCAGAAGGGCTGGACCGCGCCGTCCGTGCTGGACGCCCCGGATCGGCTGCTGCATCCGATGGTGCGCCGCGGCGGGCGGCTAGTGGCCGTGGACTGGGACACCGCGCTGCGCACCGTCGCCGACGGGGTGCGCGGCATCCAGGCCGAACACGGTGCGGACGCGGTGGGCGTGTTCGGCGGTGGCGGCCTGACCAACGAGAAGGCCTACCTGCTGGGCAAGTTCGCGCGGCTCGCGCTCAGGACCAGCCAGATCGACTACAACGGGCGGTTCTGCATGTCCTCGGCGGCCGCGGCGGGCAATGCGGCGTTCGGGCTGGACCGGGGACTGCCGTTCCCGGTGACCGACCTGGGCGCCGCCGACGTGGTGCTGCTGGCGGGGGCGAACGTGGCGGAGACGATGCCGCCGCTGATGCAGCACCTCAGCCGACCGGAGCTGATCGTGATCGACCCGCGGCGCAGTGCCACGGCCGAGCGCGCCGCGCTGCACCTGCAACCGGCACCAGGGACGGATCTGGCGCTGGTGCTGGGCCTGCTGCACATCGCGGTGGTCGACGGGTGGGCCGACACCGGCTACATCCGCGACCGCACCAGCGGGTTCGACGCGGCCTGGCGACGGGCGATGAGCTGGTGGCCGGAGCGGGTGGAGCGGGTCACCGGGGTGCCCGCGGGGTCGATGCGGGCGGCGGTACGGATGCTCGCGCAGGCCGAGCGGGCGTACGTTCTCACCGGACGCGGCGCCGAGCAGCACTCGAAAGGCGTGGACACCGTCGCAGGGTTCATCAACCTGGCGCTGGCGCTGGGACTTCCGGGCCGCGACGGCGGCGGCTACGGCTGCCTGACCGGGCAGGGCAACGGCCAGGGCGGCCGGGAGCACGGGCAGAAAGCCGATCAGCTTCCGGGCTACCGGTCGATCACCGACGACGCGGCGCGGGAGCACATCGCCGGGGTGTGGGGCGTGGCGCCGAGCGACCTGCCCGGTCCGGGGCGCAGCGCTTACGAACTGCTGGATGCGCTGGGCACGTCGGACGGGCCGCGCGGACTGCTGGTGTTCGGTTCGAACCCGGTGGTCTCGGCGCCGCACGCCGGGCACGTCGCGCAGCGGCTGGCCGCGCTGGACCTGCTCGTGGTGGCGGACTTCGTGCCCTCGGAGACCGCGCTGCTGGCCGACGTGGTGCTGCCGGTGACGCAGTGGGCCGAGGAGGACGGCACCATGACGAACCTCGAAGGCCGTGTGCTGCGCCGGCGCCGGTTGCGCACTCCGCCCGGCCACGCGCGCAGCGATCTGGAGCTGCTGCACGGTTTGGCGCGGCGGCTCGGTGAACCCGGCCACCGCTACCCCACGTCGCCGCGCGAGGTGTTCGAGGAGTTGCGGTGCGCGTCGGCGGGCGGCAAGGCCGACTACTCCGGCATCAGCTACGAACGTCTCGACGCCGGCGAGGCGCTGCACTGGCCGTGTCCCGCCACCGACGACGAGCACCCCGGCACGCCGCGGCTGTTCCTGGACGGTTTCGCCCACCCCGACGGCCGAGCCCGCTTCGCGGAGGTCGAGCATCGCGACTCCGCCGAGTCGGTGAGCACGGAGTTCCCGCTGCACGCCACCACCGGCCGGGTGCCGGCCCAGTACCAGTCGGGCGCGCAGACCCGCCGGGTGCGCGAACTCGTCGAGGCCGCACCGGAAACGTTCGTCGAGGTGCACCCGGATACCGCCGAACGCGCGGGTCTCACCGACGGCGAGCGGGCCTTGGTGAGTTCGGCTCGCGGCGGCACGGTGGCCCGCGTGCGGCTGGTGGCGTCGATGCGCACCGACACCGTGTTCCTGCCGTTCCACTTCCCCGGCGAGGGCAGGGCGAACCTGATCACCAATCCCGCGCTGGATCCGCGCAGCCGGATGCCGGAATTCAAGGTCGCCGCCGCCCGCATCGAACCGCTCCCGCCGGACCCTGCGCTCGTGCCGGGCGCCGTCGAGGAGGTGTTCGCGTGA